A single region of the Lotus japonicus ecotype B-129 chromosome 4, LjGifu_v1.2 genome encodes:
- the LOC130710487 gene encoding uncharacterized protein LOC130710487, whose translation MVLSATAIGALLGLGTQMYSNALRKLPYMRHPWEHVLGMGIGVVFVNQLLKWEAQVERDLDVMLERAKAANERRYIDADED comes from the exons atggtaCTGAGCGCGACGGCGATCGGCGCCTTATTGGGTTTGGGCACCCAGATGTACTCCAACGCCCTCCGCAAACTGCCCTACATGCGCC ATCCATGGGAGCACGTTTTGGGAATGGGAATTGGCGTGGTGTTCGTTAACCAGCTTCTGAAATGGGAGGCTCAGGTTGAACGTGATCTCGATGTCATGCTCGAGAGGGCCAAAGCAGCTAACGAAAGACGTTACATAG ATGCAGATGAAGATTAG
- the LOC130710486 gene encoding LRR receptor-like serine/threonine-protein kinase GSO1, whose amino-acid sequence MEAMMRISTLVVMLLVCFSSIQLVLGHDHLDKETTLKVLLQVKKSFVQDPQNVLSDWSEDNTNYCSWRGVSCGLNSNTNSNSLDGDSVQVVGLNLSDSSLTGSISPSLGHLQNLLHLDLSSNNLLGPIPPNLSNLTSLESLLLFSNQLTGHIPAELGSLASLRVMRLGDNSLTGMIPASIGHLSNLVSLALASCGLTGSIPPQLGQLSLLENLVLQENELTGPIPAELGNCSSLTVFTAANNKFNGSVPSELGQLKNLQLLNLVNNSLTGEIPSQLGDMTELVYLNFMGNQLEGAIPPSLSQLGNLQNLDLSMNKLSEEIPDELGNMGQLAFMVLSGNYLNGTIPRTICSNATSLEHLMLSQNGLNGEIPAELSLCQSLKQLDLSNNSLNGSIPLELYGLLGLTDLLLNNNTLVGSISPFIGNLSSLQTLALFHNNLQGSLPKEIGMLDQLELLYLYDNQLSGAIPMEIGNCSSLQMIDFSGNSFSGEIPVTIGRLKELNLLDFRQNELEGEIPATLGNCYNLSILDLADNQLSGAIPATFGLLKSLQQLMLYNNSLEGNLPHQLINVANLTRVNLSKNRLNGSIAALCSSGSFLSFDVTDNEFDGEIPPHLGNSPSLQRLRLGNNKFSGEIPRTLGKIHDLSLLDLSGNSLTGTIPAELSLRNKLAYIDLSSNLLFGGLPSWLGSLPELGKLKLSSNNFSGPLPLGLFKCSKLLVLSLNDNSLNGSLPSDIGDLASLNVLRLDHNKFSGSIPPEIGRLSTLYELHLSSNSFNGEMPAEIGKLQNLQIILDLSYNNLSGRIPPSLGTLSKLEALDLSHNQLNGEIPPQVGELSSLGKIDLSYNNLQGKLDKKFSRWPDEAFEGNLHLCGSPLDRCNDTPSNENSGLSESSVVIISTISTLAAIALLVLSVRIFCRNKQEFFRKNSEVTYVYSSSSSQAQRRPLFQLQASGKRDFRWEDIMDATNNLSDDFMIGSGGSGKIYKAELVTGETVAVKKISSKDDFLYDKSFMREVKTLGRIRHRHLVKLIGYCSSKGKGAGWNLLIYEYMENGSVWDWLHGKPAKESKVKKSLDWETRLKIAVGLAQGVEYLHHDCVPKIIHRDIKTSNVLLDSKMEAHLGDFGLAKALIENYDDSNTESNAWFAGSYGYMAPEHAFSLQATEKSDVYSMGVVLMELVSGRMPTSFGPEMDMVRWVEMHIKDQEKTCPEELIDSELKPLLPGENLAAFQVLEIALQCTKITPQERPSSRKVCDLLLHIFNNRMAKFEKKNLDRYK is encoded by the exons ATGGAAGCAATGATGAGAATTTCAACACTTGTAGTTATgctccttgtgtgcttttcttctATACAACTAGTCCTTGGCCATGACCACTTAGACAAAGAAACAACTTTGAAAGTGCTTTTACAAGTGAAGAAGTCCTTTGTGCAAGACCCACAAAATGTTTTGAGTGATTGGTCAGAGGACAACACAAATTACTGTAGCTGGAGAGGAGTGTCATGTGGATTGAACTCAAACACAAACTCAAACTCTTTGGATGGTGACTCGGTTCAAGTGGTGGGACTCAACCTTTCTGACTCGTCACTCACCGGGTCAATATCACCTTCACTCGGTCATTTGCAAAACCTGCTCCACCTTGATCTCTCCTCCAACAACCTCCTTGGTCCCATTCCACCAAACCTCTCCAACCTCACTTCCTTGGAATCACTGCTTCTCTTCTCTAACCAGCTCACCGGTCACATTCCGGCCGAGCTTGGCTCGCTGGCGAGTCTCCGAGTCATGCGACTCGGTGACAACTCGTTAACCGGTATGATTCCCGCGTCCATTGGGCACCTATCTAACCTGGTCAGCCTTGCTTTAGCTTCATGTGGACTCACCGGGTCGATTCCACCTCAACTCGGTCAACTCAGTCTCTTGGAGAATCTGGTTCTGCAGGAAAACGAGCTAACGGGTCCGATTCCAGCCGAGTTGGGAAACTGCTCAAGTCTCACCGTCTTCACCGCTGCCAACAACAAATTCAATGGCTCAGTTCCGAGTGAACTGGGTCAACTCAAGAATCTACAGCTTCTCAACCTTGTCAATAACAGCCTAACAGGGGAGATTCCGAGTCAACTCGGTGACATGACTGAACTCGTTTACCTGAATTTCATGGGTAACCAGCTTGAGGGTGCTATTCCACCGTCACTATCTCAACTGGGTAATCTTCAAAATCTGGACTTGTCCATGAACAAGCTCAGTGAAGAAATTCCAGATGAGTTAGGCAACATGGGTCAGCTAGCTTTCATGGTTCTGTCTGGAAACTACCTCAATGGTACCATACCAAGAACCATATGTTCCAATGCAACAAGCTTGGAACACTTGATGCTATCACAAAATGGACTAAATGGTGAGATTCCAGCTGAGTTGAGTCTATGCCAATCACTGAAGCAACTTGACTTGTCCAACAATTCACTCAATGGGTCCATTCCTCTTGAACTTTATGGGCTACTGGGGTTAACTGATCTCTTGCTCAACAACAACACCTTGGTTGGTTCCATCTCTCCCTTCATAGGGAACCTCAGCAGCTTGCAGACACTTGCATTGTTTCACAACAATTTGCAGGGTTCTCTGcccaaagagattggaatgctTGACCAGTTGGAACTTTTGTATCTTTATGATAATCAATTATCAGGGGCTATACCTATGGAGATTGGTAATTGCTCAAGCTTGCAAATGATTGATTTTTCTGGAAACAGTTTCAGCGGCGAAATTCCGGTCACTATTGGAAGGCTGAAGGAGTTGAATTTGCTTGACTTTAGGCAGAATGAGCTTGAGGGTGAGATTCCTGCCACTTTGGGTAACTGTTATAATCTTAGCATTCTGGATTTGGCTGACAATCAACTCTCTGGTGCAATTCCTGCAACATTTGGACTTCTCAAGTCATTGCAGCAGCTCATGCTCTACAATAATTCTCTTGAAGGTAACCTTCCTCACCAACTGATAAATGTAGCAAACTTGACCAGAGTGAATCTTTCAAAGAACAGATTGAATGGCAGTATAGCTGCATTGTGTAGCTCCGGATCGTTTCTTTCTTTTGATGTTACCGACAATGAGTTCGACGGTGAAATTCCGCCTCATCTGGGAAACTCTCCCTCCCTTCAGAGACTAAGATTAGGTAACAACAAGTTTTCTGGTGAAATTCCAAGGACATTGGGGAAAATCCATGACCTGTCACTGTTAGACCTCTCAGGAAACTCACTCACTGGAACAATACCAGCTGAGCTTTCTTTGCGCAATAAACTGGCTTACATTGATCTAAGCAGTAATCTTCTTTTTGGAGGATTACCATCATGGCTTGGAAGTTTGCCAGAGTTGGGAAAGCTCAAGCTCTCTTCCAACAATTTTTCTGGACCTCTTCCattaggcctattcaaatgttCCAAATTGCTAGTTCTATCTCTAAATGACAACTCTCTCAATGGAAGTCTCCCATCTGATATTGGCGATCTTGCATCCCTTAATGTCCTCAGACTTGATCATAATAAGTTCTCTGGATCAATCCCTCCAGAGATAGGTAGGTTGAGTACACTTTATGAGCTGCACCTCTCCAGTAATAGCTTTAATGGTGAGATGCCAGCTGAGATTGGAAAACTTCAAAATCTCCAAATTATTTTAGACCTCAGTTACAACAATCTCTCTGGTCGAATTCCGCCTTCACTTGGGACTTTGTCAAAGTTAGAAGCACTTGATCTTTCCCACAATCAACTCAATGGAGAAATCCCTCCACAAGTTGGTGAATTGAGCAGCTTGGGGAAGATTGACCTCTCTTACAACAACCTTCAAGGAAAATTGGACAAGAAGTTCTCGCGCTGGCCAGATGAGGCGTTTGAAGGGAACTTACATCTTTGTGGAAGCCCTCTTGACCGCTGCAATGATACTCCCAGCAATGAGAATTCAGGCCTGAGTGAGTCATCAGTAGTGATAATTTCTACTATTTCAACATTAGCTGCAATTGCACTATTGGTACTTTCAGTGAGAATCTTCTGCAGAAACAAGCAAGAATTTTTTAGGAAAAACAGTGAAGTGACTTATGTTtactcttcctcttcatcacaAGCACAGAGGCGGCCACTTTTCCAACTACAAGCTTCTGGAAAGAGAGATTTCAGGTGGGAAGACATCATGGATGCCACAAACAACCTAAGTGATGACTTCATGATTGGTTCGGGAGGTTCAGGGAAAATCTACAAAGCTGAATTGGTTACTGGAGAGACAGTTGCTGTCAAGAAGATTTCATCAAAAGATGATTTTTTGTATGATAAAAGCTTCATGAGAGAAGTTAAGACACTAGGGAGAATCAGGCATAGGCATCTGGTGAAGCTGATAGGATACTGCAGCAGTAAAGGAAAAGGAGCAGGTTGGAATTTGCTGATATATGAGTACATGGAGAATGGGAGTGTATGGGATTGGCTTCATGGTAAACCAGCCAAGGAGAGTAAAGTAAAGAAGAGCCTTGATTGGGAGACAAGGTTGAAAATTGCTGTGGGACTGGCTCAAGGAGTGGAGTACCTCCATCATGATTGTGTGCCAAAGATCATTCACAGGGACATCAAAACCAGCAATGTATTGCTAGATTCTAAAATGGAGGCACACTTGGGAGATTTTGGACTGGCAAAAGCTCTCATTGAGAATTATGATGACTCCAATACTGAGTCAAATGCTTGGTTTGCTGGGTCTTACGGCTACATGGCTCCAG AGCATGCATTCTCCCTGCAGGCAACAGAAAAAAGTGATGTTTACAGCATGGGAGTCGTTCTTATGGAACTTGTTAGCGGTAGAATGCCAACAAGTTTTGGACCAGAGATGGACATGGTGAGATGGGTGGAGATGCATATTAAAGACCAGGAGAAAACATGTCCTGAGGAATTGATAGATTCAGAGCTGAAACCTCTTTTACCTGGAGAAAACCTTGCTGCATTCCAAGTACTTGAGATAGCCCTACAATGCACTAAAATTACACCCCAGGAGAGGCCATCTTCAAGGAAAGTATGTGATCTTCTTCTCCATATATTCAACAACAGAATGGCCAAGTTTGAGAAGAAAAATTTGGATCGTTACAAGTGA
- the LOC130715845 gene encoding uncharacterized protein LOC130715845, producing MASSQVGIASTSPFNRRDAWRDHISSSNLSSVSSDSAPNQNAQKPIGNAKKNLGTLSFTRRIHNIFREKDDSSLSALVSPRHKRIIDRWAAKQAQEAVTTTNCHDEVEVFDDFPHRREASVSPPRSDGSTKSEVSSLGASSLVQIWEKRLNKSKPCTPAASPGRITTSPDIAGLCNENASCPVEEQCRVSEEGESSDEPQCNEESSPNWESEKTSLNDQSCSLKVQSLDAAERERGRVANIIKRLAVTNQMQSPVSLISNDNDNNEPCSASTPKLKQSEHRVFAQVISSPRIRGRQAFNDLIMQFENERHGELNNLAERGAVTKFTQRGRIQSVLRLRLLQRGVAVFEQSPTKSAASEVNRQQQGSVIVQLRERFNTGDEHRTSALAEVSDSRSPSGEIGSNTPQLDNFPTSNQLSKGSSSKTVSSTGIHCKEPVQNSISQTSADKNKEAHPSSDVTFQRTLFEAQSDDAKETTEASSSIADSNANEAVVKVEASYQKQHATAEPSYDEIVEEEEASDQNYDEARYDWISQISRPRSYWEELRHAWYQKMLDFGSHNDDRRNLLERRTVSTVLSCDDFRKRMDRMMKSHMGTQTDLVNSQYDMEDEGNMEQLMAFFHDRLRSRGSPQEDGRDGREEEEVMRRNNEVEVEEDEEEEEKSTICSGSDHELGDYFNQTPLSMNTPSSSTWSYRDPDAGDDSDRVASVSSPLPSQQYSSSANHHSIEMEYIYDMHGQMVQLFHEMSELRKSIKSCMDMQMQLQKSKYQKVHPVKEEEAKESLNRTPKKGICGICYENKVNSVLYRCGHMCACFKCANELQWNRGKCPICKAEIIDVIRVHTNPEPLWWTMSS from the exons atggcATCCTCCCAGGTTGGAATTGCTTCAACCTCTCCATTTAATCGTCGTGATGCATGGAGAGACCACATTAGCAgctccaatctttcttctgtgtCCTCTGACTCTGCACCAAACCAGAATGCTCAGAAACCAATTGGTAATGCTAAGAAGAACCTTGGAACCTTGAGTTTCACGAGAAGGATTCATAACATCTTCAGGGAGAAGGATGATTCCTCATTGTCTGCATTGGTGAGCCCCAGGCATAAGCGAATCATTGATCGATGGGCTGCCAAACAAGCTCAAGAAGCGGTGACAACGACGAATTGTCATGATGAAGTCGAGGTGTTCGACGATTTTCCTCACAGGAGAGAGGCGTCGGTGTCCCCTCCTCGTTCGGATGGGTCGACAAAAAGTGAAGTATCAAGCCTTGGTGCTTCTTCCCTGGTTCAGATATGGGAAAAGAGGCTCAACAAATCCAAACCATGTACACCTGCAGCTTCACCAGGAAGAATTACTACTAGTCCTGATATTGCAGGATTATGCAATGAGAATGCATCATGTCCTGTGGAAGAACAATGCAGGGTCTCAGAAGAAGGGGAATCTTCGGATGAACCACAATGTAATGAGGAATCATCTCCCAATTGGGAATCTGAGAAAACATCACTGAATGATCAATCATGTTCATTGAAAGTTCAGAGTTTAGATGCTGCTGAAAGAGAGAGGGGCAGGGTAGCAAATATCATCAAGAGGCTCGCGGTTACAAATCAAATGCAAAGTCCTGTGTCGCTAATCAGTAATGACAATGATAATAACGAGCCATGTAGTGCTTCTACACCAAAACTTAAACAATCAGAACATAGAGTCTTTGCTCAGGTCATAAGCTCCCCCCGCATTAGGGGTCGCCAAGCATTCAATGATTTGATTATGCAGTTTGAGAATGAACGACATGGAGAGCTCAACAATCTTGCAGAGCGAGGTGCGGTTACGAAGTTCACACAAAGGGGTCGTATTCAG TCAGTGCTTCGACTTAGGTTATTACAACGTGGAGTAGCAGTTTTTGAGCAATCCCCCACGAAATCAGCAGCATCTGAAGTGAACAGACAACAACAAGGATCAGTAATTGTGCAACTAAG GGAAAGATTTAACACAGGAGATGAACATAGAACTTCAGCCTTGGCAGAAGTATCCGATTCAAGAAGTCCTAGTGGTGAGATAGGAAGCAACACCCCACAACTGGATAACTTTCCTACCTCCAATCAGCTCAGCAAAGGCAGTTCCAGCAAGACTGTTTCTAGCACTGGCATTCACTGTAAAGAACCTGTACAGAACTCAATTTCTCAAACTAGTGCAGACAAAAACAAAGAAGCTCATCCTAGTTCCGATGTCACATTCCAAAGAACGTTGTTTGAAGCGCAGAGTGATGATGCCAAAGAAACCACTGAGGCATCTTCATCCATTGCTGATTCAAATGCAAATGAGGCTGTTGTTAAGGTAGAGGCAAGTTACCAGAAGCAGCATGCTACTGCTGAACCCAGTTATGATGAGATagtagaagaggaagaggctagtGACCAGAACTATGATGAGGCTCGTTATGACTGGATCAGTCAGATTTCTCGGCCTAGGAGCTATTGGGAAGAACTTAGGCATGCATGGTATCAGAAAATGCTTGACTTTGGTTCACATAATGATGATAGACGTAACCTCCTTGAAAG AAGAACAGTGTCTACTGTTCTTTCTTGTGATGACTTCCGCAAAAGGATGGATAGAATGATGAAGTCTCATATGGGAACACAGACAGACCTGGTCAATAGTCAATACGACATGGAAGACGAAGGGAACATGGAACAACTGATGGCATTTTTTCATGACCGCTTGCGTTCTAGAGGAAGTCCTCAAGAAGATGGAAGAGATGGAAGGGAGGAGGAAGAGGTGATGAGGAGAAACAACGAAGTAGAAGTagaagaggatgaggaagaggaagagaagagcACCATTTGTAGTGGTTCCGATCATGAACTTGGTGATTATTTCAATCAAACTCCATTATCAATGAATACACCTTCCTCCTCAACATGGAGTTATAGAGACCCTGATGCTGGGGATGATTCTGATAGAGTTGCTTCTGTATCGTCACCACTACCTTCTCAGCAATACTCTTCATCCGCGAATCACCATTCAATT GAAATGGAATACATATACGATATGCATGGGCAAATGGTTCAACTTTTTCATGAGATGTCTGAGCTAAGGAAATCAATTAAGAGCTGCATGGACATGCAGATGCAATTACAGAAATCCAAGTACCAAAAGGTTCACCCAG ttaaagaagaagaagcaaaggAGTCCCTTAACAGGACACCAAAGAAAGGCATCTGTGGCATTTGCTATGAGAATAAAGTAAACTCGGTTCTATACAG ATGTGGGCACATGTGTGCATGTTTCAAATGTGCCAATGAGTTGCAATGGAACAGGGGAAAATGTCCAATATGTAAAGCTGAAATAATAGATGTTATCAGAGTACATACTAACCCAGAACCCTTATGGTGGACAATGTCTAGCTAA